One window from the genome of Pseudanabaena yagii GIHE-NHR1 encodes:
- a CDS encoding T3SS (YopN, CesT) and YbjN peptide-binding chaperone 1, translated as MEANNLKFQTSAQEACYEKVVTWIQEIFGKYPCARQDFPGLGMFVGSALVEILVFPWDENDAVINTRSYVVVGAELKPELMRYLLEENAKMIFGAFGISPDNEILFEHSIVGSTCSMKELEASVKAVMEIADEYDDKIVDRWGGKRALDRIHAGTLSNNGWSLPTF; from the coding sequence ATGGAGGCAAATAACTTGAAATTCCAAACTAGCGCTCAAGAAGCCTGCTATGAAAAAGTAGTAACGTGGATCCAAGAGATTTTTGGCAAATATCCCTGCGCTCGCCAAGATTTTCCCGGATTAGGAATGTTTGTCGGATCAGCCTTAGTAGAAATATTAGTTTTTCCTTGGGACGAAAATGATGCGGTAATTAATACGCGATCGTATGTAGTGGTCGGAGCTGAATTAAAACCTGAACTGATGCGATATTTATTAGAAGAAAATGCCAAGATGATTTTTGGCGCTTTTGGAATTTCACCAGACAATGAAATTCTCTTTGAACATTCCATCGTTGGTTCAACTTGCAGCATGAAAGAATTGGAAGCTTCCGTAAAGGCAGTGATGGAAATTGCTGATGAATATGACGATAAAATTGTCGATCGCTGGGGTGGTAAAAGAGCCTTAGATCGTATCCATGCAGGTACATTGTCTAATAACGGTTGGTCACTGCCTACATTTTGA